A genomic segment from Nitratiruptor sp. YY08-10 encodes:
- a CDS encoding porin, which produces MKLAKLSLAAIVALGVSAFADVQNVKFSGDAKLYYGTDDSGNNDLFDQANSAGQVALDLAATADVGDGAKAKLAITMLDTLGLENNLVSNVWEGNAQNQWWVSEAWLAKTIGNTTVKLGRQEIDTPLAFTEKWSIAKNTFDAAVVLNNDLPQTTLVAAWIGQGNNAGSLGTTTSGAYAGIVNTANASTDPFTTFATEGAYAVGAITKAIPNTTAQVWYYNVAEVATAWWLQADVDLKEVASGLTFGVQYANIDPEATGADNASAWAVKVGYGMENLNVSASYSSADEDGAVQVANVAGQQTKLYTEAWWNYGWVGRAGADSFHIDASYNMENIADFAAYYTYADVDTATVDDSMTEFTVTASKSFGSLDATVAYIYTDIDSATDDVNTIQVYLTYNF; this is translated from the coding sequence ATGAAACTGGCAAAATTGAGTCTTGCTGCGATCGTAGCACTAGGCGTAAGTGCATTCGCTGATGTACAAAATGTAAAATTTAGTGGAGATGCAAAACTTTACTATGGAACTGATGATAGTGGAAATAATGATCTATTTGATCAAGCAAATTCTGCAGGTCAAGTTGCTCTTGATTTAGCAGCTACAGCTGATGTTGGTGATGGAGCTAAAGCCAAGTTGGCTATCACTATGCTCGATACCCTTGGCCTTGAAAATAATCTCGTTTCTAATGTTTGGGAAGGTAATGCTCAAAATCAATGGTGGGTAAGTGAAGCTTGGCTAGCAAAAACTATCGGCAACACTACAGTAAAACTAGGACGGCAAGAAATTGATACACCTTTGGCATTTACTGAAAAATGGTCAATAGCTAAAAATACTTTTGATGCTGCTGTCGTTTTGAACAATGATCTTCCTCAAACAACTTTGGTAGCTGCTTGGATTGGACAAGGAAACAATGCAGGAAGCTTAGGCACAACTACATCTGGTGCATATGCTGGCATAGTAAATACTGCAAATGCATCTACAGATCCTTTTACAACATTTGCAACTGAAGGAGCATATGCAGTAGGTGCTATTACAAAAGCAATTCCAAATACGACTGCACAAGTATGGTATTACAATGTAGCAGAAGTAGCAACTGCATGGTGGCTTCAGGCTGATGTAGATCTTAAAGAAGTTGCGTCTGGTCTTACATTCGGTGTACAGTACGCAAATATTGACCCAGAAGCAACAGGGGCTGATAATGCTTCAGCATGGGCAGTTAAAGTAGGTTATGGTATGGAAAACCTCAATGTTTCAGCATCTTATTCATCAGCAGACGAAGATGGAGCTGTACAAGTTGCAAATGTTGCAGGACAACAGACAAAACTATATACAGAAGCATGGTGGAACTATGGATGGGTAGGACGAGCAGGTGCTGATTCTTTCCATATCGATGCTTCTTACAATATGGAAAATATAGCTGATTTTGCTGCTTACTACACATATGCTGATGTAGATACAGCTACTGTTGATGATAGTATGACAGAATTTACTG
- the fabI gene encoding enoyl-ACP reductase FabI: protein MGLMEGKKGLIVGVANNKSIAYGIAKACHREGAELAFTYLNDAIKKRVEPIAKEFGSDKIYELDVSKPEHFENLQKSIEKDLGKIDFLVHSVAFAPREALDGRFVNTTKEAFEIAMNISVYSLLELTRTVLPYMNEGGSVLTLSYLGAVRYIPHYNVMGVAKAALEASVRYLAADLGPQGIRVNAVSAGPIKTLAASGIGDFRTILKWNEVNAPLRKNVTIDEVGNSAMYLLSDLASGVTGEVHYVDAGYHIMGLAEVEEIDGKTCILWDRLK from the coding sequence ATGGGGTTGATGGAAGGGAAAAAGGGACTGATTGTAGGAGTTGCAAATAATAAATCGATTGCCTATGGCATCGCGAAAGCGTGTCATCGAGAGGGTGCGGAACTTGCCTTTACCTATCTTAATGATGCCATCAAAAAAAGGGTAGAACCGATTGCAAAAGAGTTTGGCAGCGATAAAATCTATGAACTTGATGTAAGCAAGCCGGAGCATTTTGAGAATCTTCAAAAGTCTATAGAGAAAGATTTAGGTAAGATTGATTTCTTGGTACATTCTGTAGCGTTCGCGCCAAGAGAAGCTCTTGATGGTCGATTTGTCAATACAACCAAAGAGGCTTTTGAAATAGCGATGAATATCTCTGTCTATTCCCTTTTGGAACTTACTCGAACAGTGCTTCCGTATATGAATGAAGGGGGAAGCGTCCTTACACTGAGTTATCTTGGAGCTGTACGATACATTCCCCACTATAATGTGATGGGTGTAGCAAAAGCGGCACTGGAGGCGAGTGTACGGTATCTTGCGGCAGATCTTGGCCCACAAGGCATTCGAGTCAATGCAGTAAGTGCTGGGCCTATCAAGACGCTGGCTGCAAGCGGAATAGGCGATTTTCGAACGATTCTAAAGTGGAACGAAGTTAACGCACCCCTTCGAAAAAACGTTACTATCGATGAAGTGGGCAACAGTGCTATGTATCTGCTCAGTGATCTTGCCAGCGGAGTGACAGGGGAAGTACACTATGTAGATGCCGGATATCACATCATGGGCTTGGCTGAAGTAGAAGAGATTGATGGCAAAACCTGTATACTTTGGGATCGCTTAAAGTAA
- a CDS encoding triose-phosphate isomerase, with amino-acid sequence MILAANFKMNHTRASTKEYIQRLNAYGKQSGIDIALFPPATALDQYETFVTIGAQNAYAAEHGSFTGEIGLEQLQEFGITTLLLGHSERRHIFNESQELIAKKFAFYKERGFTIYYCLGETLQTRQKGFLAIQELLQSQLEGIDTNYENLVIAYEPVWAIGTGVAAKPEEIEEVLAYLASLTDAPLLYGGSVKPVNIKEVLSIPKCDGALIGTASWDVENFIKMIEIAKEMR; translated from the coding sequence ATGATACTTGCAGCCAACTTCAAGATGAACCACACACGAGCTTCTACGAAAGAGTATATCCAGAGGCTCAATGCATATGGAAAACAATCCGGCATTGATATTGCCCTCTTTCCACCAGCAACTGCTCTTGATCAGTATGAAACATTTGTCACTATCGGGGCACAAAATGCCTATGCTGCTGAGCATGGCTCTTTTACAGGCGAAATAGGTTTGGAGCAACTTCAAGAATTTGGCATAACAACGCTTCTTTTGGGACATAGTGAGCGAAGGCATATATTTAATGAATCACAAGAGCTTATTGCCAAAAAGTTTGCATTCTATAAAGAAAGAGGCTTTACGATCTACTACTGTCTTGGAGAGACGCTACAAACCAGGCAAAAAGGTTTTTTGGCAATTCAAGAGCTTTTACAAAGTCAGCTTGAAGGTATCGATACAAACTATGAAAATCTCGTAATCGCCTATGAGCCCGTATGGGCTATTGGTACGGGAGTTGCTGCAAAACCGGAAGAGATAGAGGAGGTTTTGGCTTATCTTGCATCACTTACAGATGCTCCACTCCTTTATGGCGGTAGTGTGAAGCCAGTGAATATCAAAGAGGTGCTTTCCATACCAAAATGTGATGGAGCGCTCATTGGTACAGCAAGTTGGGATGTAGAGAATTTTATAAAGATGATAGAAATAGCAAAGGAGATGAGATAA
- the pgk gene encoding phosphoglycerate kinase produces MMNIKSIKDLDLKPGNSVFIRCDFNVPLDEYGNITDDRRIREALPTIRYCLDHDCKIVLGSHLGRPKGFDEKYSLKPVAKRLHTLLKQDIIMAQDVVGEDAKAKFSNLQPGEILLLENLRFEPGETKNDEHFAKELSQFGEFYVNDAFGVSHRAHASVEAITRFYDQDHKAAGFLLLKEIKYLYKILENPTRPFMAIVGGSKVSGKLGALINLLPKVDKLIIGGAMAFTFLKALGYEVGKSLVEDDLIEEAKNILNQARNNGVKLYLPVDFVVAPELDPNAPVKYVTFQEIPKTWMGLDIGPASTRLFKEALDEVQTIIWNGPMGVFEIDKFARGSIKLANFVAESFATKIIGGGDTASLISKAGVVDEMTFISTGGGASLELLEGKELPGIKALEVGAS; encoded by the coding sequence ATCATGAACATAAAATCGATTAAAGATCTTGATCTCAAACCCGGAAACTCGGTATTTATCCGTTGCGATTTTAATGTCCCGTTGGATGAGTATGGCAACATTACAGACGATCGAAGAATCAGAGAAGCCCTACCGACAATTCGCTACTGCCTCGATCATGACTGTAAAATAGTTCTTGGAAGCCATCTTGGACGACCGAAAGGATTTGATGAAAAGTATTCTTTGAAACCTGTTGCCAAAAGACTCCATACACTTTTGAAACAAGATATTATAATGGCCCAAGATGTAGTGGGTGAAGATGCAAAAGCGAAATTTTCCAATCTTCAGCCCGGTGAAATTTTGCTCCTTGAAAATCTTCGATTTGAGCCGGGTGAGACGAAAAATGATGAACATTTTGCAAAAGAGCTGAGTCAGTTTGGCGAATTTTATGTCAATGATGCCTTTGGTGTCAGCCATAGAGCTCACGCTTCAGTTGAGGCAATTACACGATTTTATGATCAAGATCATAAAGCGGCTGGATTTTTGCTTTTAAAAGAGATCAAATATCTCTATAAAATATTGGAAAATCCGACAAGACCATTTATGGCCATTGTTGGCGGAAGCAAGGTTTCAGGAAAACTTGGTGCTTTGATCAATCTTTTACCAAAAGTGGATAAACTGATTATTGGTGGAGCGATGGCCTTTACCTTTTTGAAAGCTTTGGGATACGAGGTTGGAAAAAGTTTGGTAGAAGATGATTTGATAGAAGAAGCAAAAAATATTTTAAATCAAGCCAGAAATAATGGCGTGAAGCTTTACCTTCCGGTGGATTTTGTCGTTGCACCCGAACTTGATCCAAATGCGCCGGTTAAGTATGTTACTTTCCAAGAGATTCCAAAAACATGGATGGGACTCGATATTGGTCCGGCCTCTACGAGGCTCTTTAAAGAGGCACTCGATGAGGTGCAAACAATTATATGGAATGGTCCAATGGGGGTTTTTGAGATCGATAAATTTGCGCGAGGCAGTATAAAGCTGGCCAACTTTGTAGCAGAAAGTTTTGCAACAAAGATCATTGGGGGTGGAGATACCGCAAGTTTGATCAGCAAAGCGGGTGTGGTAGACGAGATGACATTTATCTCGACTGGTGGTGGAGCGAGCCTTGAACTTTTGGAAGGAAAAGAGCTTCCAGGTATCAAAGCGTTGGAAGTAGGTGCGTCATGA
- the gap gene encoding type I glyceraldehyde-3-phosphate dehydrogenase — MAVRIGINGFGRIGRAVARNLFQRDGFELVAINDLMDTSMMAYLLRYDSVHGPFPDAVETLDEDKLKIDGKEVYVSHASSPKEIPLPQVDVLIESTGRFLSSDLASGHLRYAKKVIISAPATDETVTFVYGVNHSDYKGEEIISNASCTTNCLAPIAKLIDEAYGIEKGLMTTIHSYTIDQNLLDSDHQRDIRRSRAAAVNMVPTTTGAAKAIHRVLPNLQGKLHGRSVRVPVPDVSLMDLDLHLKKSTTKEELNELFIEASNGTMKGILGVDDSFMVSQDVVGKSFSSIVALDLTQVIGGDMVKVMSWYDNEWGYANRLLDMAHFITKEYHEHKID; from the coding sequence ATGGCTGTACGCATTGGGATCAACGGTTTTGGGCGTATCGGAAGAGCGGTAGCGAGGAATCTTTTCCAAAGAGATGGGTTTGAACTCGTGGCTATCAACGATTTGATGGATACATCAATGATGGCATATCTTCTGCGATACGACTCTGTCCATGGTCCATTCCCAGATGCCGTAGAGACTTTGGATGAAGATAAGTTGAAGATTGATGGGAAAGAGGTTTATGTTTCTCACGCTTCATCACCAAAAGAGATCCCCTTGCCGCAGGTAGATGTCTTGATCGAATCGACTGGACGATTTTTAAGTAGCGATCTTGCATCCGGCCATCTTCGCTATGCCAAAAAAGTGATTATTTCAGCTCCTGCAACAGATGAAACGGTAACCTTTGTATATGGAGTCAATCATTCAGACTACAAGGGCGAAGAGATCATCTCCAACGCAAGCTGCACCACCAATTGCCTCGCTCCGATTGCCAAATTGATCGATGAAGCCTATGGCATTGAAAAAGGGCTTATGACCACAATCCATAGCTACACAATTGATCAAAATCTTCTTGACAGCGACCATCAACGAGATATTAGAAGATCTCGTGCCGCTGCGGTGAATATGGTGCCAACAACGACAGGGGCAGCAAAAGCGATCCATAGGGTTTTGCCAAATTTACAAGGCAAACTCCATGGCAGAAGCGTTCGGGTCCCGGTGCCTGATGTTTCACTGATGGATCTGGATCTTCATCTGAAAAAGAGTACAACAAAAGAGGAGCTAAACGAGCTTTTTATCGAAGCTTCAAATGGAACGATGAAAGGGATACTGGGAGTCGATGACTCTTTCATGGTTTCGCAAGATGTGGTGGGAAAAAGCTTTAGCAGTATTGTAGCCCTTGATTTGACCCAGGTGATAGGCGGTGACATGGTGAAAGTCATGAGCTGGTATGACAATGAATGGGGATATGCCAACCGTCTTTTGGATATGGCGCACTTTATAACAAAGGAGTATCATGAACATAAAATCGATTAA
- the nadD gene encoding nicotinate (nicotinamide) nucleotide adenylyltransferase — translation MKIAIFGGSFDPPHKGHIAIVKKALKELDTDYVIIVPTYLNPFKTSFQASPSLRLRWLRKIFLPYERVKICDYEVRKGRPTYAIETVEFLRKKYAPKKLYYIIGSDNIPTLHKWYKYQKLSHLVEFVVATRKGYKVSKKYKVIEVHVDISSTELRIHPKKRYLPPIVAEEIIRFYRS, via the coding sequence ATGAAAATTGCAATTTTTGGCGGCAGTTTCGACCCACCCCATAAGGGTCATATCGCAATTGTAAAAAAAGCCCTTAAAGAACTGGATACAGACTATGTGATCATTGTTCCAACCTATCTCAATCCTTTCAAAACATCTTTTCAAGCTTCCCCATCGCTTCGTTTACGATGGCTAAGAAAGATATTTTTGCCATATGAGCGAGTCAAAATATGCGACTATGAAGTCCGAAAAGGTCGACCGACCTATGCTATAGAGACGGTAGAGTTTTTACGCAAAAAATATGCTCCAAAAAAGCTTTATTACATCATAGGAAGCGACAATATTCCGACACTTCACAAATGGTACAAGTATCAAAAACTATCTCACCTTGTAGAGTTCGTCGTCGCTACGAGAAAAGGGTACAAAGTATCAAAGAAATATAAAGTAATAGAGGTCCATGTAGATATCAGTTCAACTGAACTGAGAATTCATCCAAAAAAGCGCTATCTGCCACCAATTGTGGCAGAAGAGATTATTCGTTTTT